The following are encoded in a window of Paenibacillaceae bacterium GAS479 genomic DNA:
- a CDS encoding GDP-4-dehydro-6-deoxy-D-mannose reductase, producing MSWSGESEASEDGTKYNNSTRSEERMELGGKMQLGEAAETGGATSSSEPMESRGAKQSGEEMATKGAQRSNESSKAVAAELSSESIEVDGAEFHAITIPKAVGRLFITGANGFCGSHAVSHFAAAGWEVVAGVRPGSQPFWAESGSVPTWFSKTAESGVKSDAASERFSGGAAPGAESDPALERFSGAVAAGHVSIEPCDLSSSGGDSLRQLIDDIRPDAILHLAGLNAAAPSWTDPTGYIEVNVMGTLRLLEAVRTAGHPCRIIVAGSMLGSALREGEELNPPHPYSLSKSLQAAAALSWHAMYGMDVIVAVPSNLVGPGPSAGLNRLLARYAASCEEAAISGSQSPPVFRLSSATEQRDFLDVRDAVRGYETLLERGIPGRSYAMASGRMTPLGELAELYIELSKAPLMLEIGNSHAVSPLPTDSSALRELGWQPLFTLRQSVEDTLADSRNGSHSTTRNG from the coding sequence ATGAGTTGGAGCGGGGAGTCGGAAGCAAGTGAAGATGGGACAAAGTACAACAACTCAACGAGATCAGAGGAGCGGATGGAACTCGGAGGGAAAATGCAGTTGGGCGAAGCGGCTGAGACAGGGGGAGCAACGAGTTCGAGCGAGCCGATGGAGTCCAGGGGAGCAAAGCAGTCAGGCGAAGAGATGGCAACAAAGGGAGCACAACGTTCAAACGAGTCCTCGAAGGCAGTGGCAGCGGAGCTGTCTAGCGAGTCCATAGAAGTAGACGGAGCAGAGTTCCATGCGATTACGATACCTAAGGCAGTCGGCCGTCTGTTCATAACAGGGGCAAATGGTTTTTGCGGCAGCCATGCGGTAAGCCATTTTGCTGCGGCTGGCTGGGAGGTTGTAGCCGGTGTAAGGCCCGGCTCCCAACCATTCTGGGCGGAGTCCGGCTCAGTCCCAACTTGGTTTAGCAAAACTGCAGAATCTGGCGTTAAGTCCGATGCAGCCTCAGAAAGGTTCAGCGGAGGCGCAGCACCCGGTGCGGAGTCCGATCCAGCCCTTGAGCGGTTTAGCGGAGCTGTAGCAGCCGGTCATGTATCCATAGAGCCCTGTGATCTATCCAGTAGTGGCGGCGACTCTTTGCGACAACTTATCGATGACATCCGACCAGATGCCATACTGCATCTGGCTGGACTTAATGCAGCAGCGCCTTCGTGGACTGATCCGACTGGTTATATCGAAGTTAATGTTATGGGTACACTGCGGTTGCTGGAAGCGGTGCGCACTGCTGGCCATCCTTGCCGAATCATTGTGGCTGGCTCCATGCTTGGCTCCGCTTTGCGGGAAGGAGAAGAGCTGAATCCGCCGCATCCGTATAGCCTAAGCAAATCGTTGCAGGCTGCTGCTGCTCTTAGCTGGCATGCGATGTACGGCATGGACGTCATCGTTGCCGTGCCGTCGAATCTGGTGGGGCCGGGACCTTCCGCCGGACTTAACCGATTGTTGGCGCGTTATGCAGCGAGCTGCGAGGAGGCTGCAATCTCAGGATCGCAGTCACCGCCGGTATTTCGTTTGTCCTCTGCTACGGAGCAGCGTGATTTCCTCGATGTGCGGGACGCTGTACGTGGTTACGAAACTTTGCTGGAGCGAGGAATCCCGGGGCGCAGCTATGCGATGGCGAGCGGCCGAATGACACCGCTTGGCGAACTGGCAGAGCTATATATAGAGCTTTCCAAAGCGCCGCTGATGCTGGAAATCGGTAACAGTCATGCTGTTTCGCCACTGCCGACGGATTCATCCGCGCTGCGTGAGCTTGGTTGGCAACCGCTATTTACCTTGAGGCAGTCTGTTGAGGATACGCTAGCAGACAGCCGTAACGGCAGCCATTCCACTACTCGTAACGGATGA
- a CDS encoding dTDP-4-dehydrorhamnose reductase, whose protein sequence is MKLLILGGGGMAGSMMVDYFRGHKSFELAWTTRDGREDSLPLDASDLEAVHRLIGEAKPELIINCIGKLNRDAEEHPLEAYQVNGLLPHWLAYSASEIGARLIHISSDCVFLGERGGYTELDPPDGVTVYARSKALGEVRDPQHLTIRTSIIGPDRNPKGIGLLQWFLGQRGQVSGYSRVYWNGVTTLELAKAVEFAAGRADIGGLVHLLAAAPASKLEMLEWFKEAYGRDDISIVAAHEPMIDRTLSAVRRDWDYQAPSIPAMVQELAAWKQGGKG, encoded by the coding sequence GCTTCGAGCTTGCCTGGACGACGCGCGACGGCAGGGAAGATTCTTTGCCGCTCGACGCCTCCGACCTGGAGGCAGTACACCGACTGATCGGGGAAGCAAAGCCGGAGCTGATCATAAACTGCATCGGCAAGCTGAACCGCGATGCCGAGGAGCATCCGCTTGAGGCGTATCAGGTCAATGGCCTGCTGCCGCATTGGCTCGCTTATTCAGCATCTGAAATCGGCGCGCGACTCATCCATATTAGCTCGGATTGCGTGTTCCTCGGCGAGCGCGGTGGTTACACGGAGCTTGATCCGCCTGATGGTGTTACGGTGTACGCCCGCTCCAAGGCGCTTGGAGAGGTGCGTGATCCACAACACTTGACGATTCGAACATCGATTATCGGTCCTGATCGCAATCCTAAAGGAATCGGTTTGCTGCAATGGTTCCTCGGCCAAAGGGGCCAGGTGTCAGGTTACAGCCGCGTGTATTGGAACGGTGTCACGACGTTAGAGCTGGCCAAAGCGGTGGAATTCGCGGCGGGGCGAGCGGACATCGGTGGTCTCGTGCATTTGCTCGCTGCGGCTCCGGCCAGTAAGCTGGAAATGCTGGAATGGTTCAAGGAGGCATACGGTCGGGACGACATCTCGATCGTGGCGGCCCATGAGCCGATGATTGACCGGACGCTGAGCGCTGTACGCCGCGACTGGGATTACCAGGCGCCGAGCATTCCGGCGATGGTGCAAGAGCTTGCTGCCTGGAAGCAAGGCGGGAAGGGTTGA